The following are encoded in a window of Cupriavidus oxalaticus genomic DNA:
- a CDS encoding TetR/AcrR family transcriptional regulator: MARTKAPDFEAQREQILDLAAAAFANSSYPSTSMADLAAACGTSKARLYHYYESKEAILFDLLDRYTRRLMLLVTEVEADAERHARTDKEAFANLIRAFLAEYETSQTRHIALINDVKFLAEGQRDVILGRERDVVAAFSRLLRRAYPERVTRDNQTALTMTVFGMINWTFTWLKPGGRLSYADFAETVLDLLEGGLPGRAAAIR; this comes from the coding sequence ATGGCCCGTACCAAGGCACCCGATTTCGAGGCGCAGCGCGAACAGATCCTGGACCTGGCCGCGGCTGCCTTCGCCAACAGCAGCTACCCCAGCACCTCGATGGCCGACCTGGCCGCCGCCTGCGGCACGTCCAAGGCGCGCCTCTACCACTATTACGAGAGCAAGGAAGCGATCCTGTTCGACCTGCTGGACCGCTACACGCGGCGGCTGATGCTGCTGGTCACCGAGGTCGAAGCCGATGCCGAGCGCCATGCGCGCACCGACAAGGAGGCGTTCGCCAACCTGATCCGCGCCTTCCTGGCCGAGTACGAAACCTCGCAGACACGCCATATCGCGCTGATCAACGACGTCAAGTTCCTCGCCGAAGGCCAGCGCGACGTGATTCTCGGCCGCGAGCGCGACGTGGTGGCGGCCTTCTCGCGCCTGCTGCGCCGGGCCTACCCGGAGCGCGTCACGCGCGATAACCAGACCGCGCTGACCATGACCGTGTTCGGCATGATCAACTGGACCTTCACCTGGCTCAAGCCGGGCGGCCGGCTATCGTACGCCGACTTTGCCGAGACGGTGCTCGACCTGCTCGAAGGCGGTCTGCCGGGCCGCGCCGCCGCGATCCGCTGA
- a CDS encoding globin domain-containing protein gives MLSAASRPYIDASVPVLREHGLAITTHFYREMFSDRPELTQMFNMGNQANGSQQQSLASAVFAYAANIDNGAALAPVVDRIVHKHAAVGLTPSHYPIVGRHLLGAIKAVLGDAATPPLLAAWDEAYWLLAGELIAAEARLYQRSGVAAGELTAVRVMRREAQGEQVVSLTLAAADGGPLRDFRPGQYISVEAHLDDGTRQLRQYSLSGETGLPTWRISVKREDGDQSTPAGAVSNWLHANEQDGTELKVSAPFGDFTPALDGRRPLVLLSGGIGITPMISVLRTLAAQGSQRPILFAHAARGGRHHAHRADLQWARERLPQLVTHISYEAPEAGDAIGRDYDHAGTMPMAELLARPELQRFIDGRFYLCGPLGFMQAQRHALVSAGVPVAHIDREVFGPDLLDDLL, from the coding sequence ATGCTGTCCGCCGCTTCCCGCCCCTATATCGATGCGAGCGTCCCCGTGCTGCGCGAGCATGGCCTGGCCATCACCACCCACTTTTACCGCGAGATGTTCTCCGACCGGCCTGAACTCACGCAGATGTTCAACATGGGCAACCAGGCCAACGGCAGCCAGCAGCAATCGCTGGCGTCGGCCGTGTTCGCCTACGCCGCCAATATCGACAATGGCGCGGCGCTGGCGCCGGTGGTCGACCGCATCGTGCACAAGCATGCGGCAGTGGGCCTGACTCCGTCGCATTACCCGATCGTCGGCCGCCACCTGCTGGGCGCGATCAAGGCGGTGCTGGGCGATGCCGCCACGCCGCCGCTGCTGGCCGCCTGGGACGAAGCCTACTGGCTGCTGGCCGGCGAGCTGATTGCCGCCGAGGCACGGCTGTACCAGCGCAGCGGCGTGGCTGCCGGCGAGCTGACGGCGGTGCGCGTGATGCGCCGCGAAGCGCAGGGCGAGCAGGTGGTGTCGCTGACGCTGGCGGCAGCCGATGGCGGCCCGCTGCGCGACTTCCGCCCCGGCCAGTACATCAGCGTCGAGGCGCATCTCGATGACGGTACGCGCCAGCTGCGCCAGTATTCTCTGTCGGGTGAGACCGGCCTGCCGACCTGGCGCATTTCGGTCAAGCGCGAGGACGGCGACCAATCGACGCCGGCTGGCGCGGTCTCCAACTGGCTGCATGCCAACGAGCAGGACGGCACCGAGCTGAAGGTAAGCGCGCCGTTCGGCGATTTCACCCCGGCGCTCGACGGCCGCCGCCCGCTGGTGCTGCTGTCGGGCGGCATCGGCATCACGCCGATGATCTCGGTGCTGCGCACGCTTGCCGCCCAGGGCTCGCAGCGCCCGATCCTGTTCGCGCATGCGGCTCGCGGCGGTCGCCACCACGCGCATCGCGCTGACCTGCAGTGGGCGCGCGAACGGTTGCCGCAACTGGTGACGCATATCAGCTATGAAGCGCCCGAGGCCGGCGACGCCATCGGCCGCGACTACGACCACGCCGGCACCATGCCGATGGCCGAGTTGCTGGCCCGGCCGGAGCTGCAGCGCTTCATCGACGGCCGCTTCTACCTGTGCGGGCCGCTGGGCTTCATGCAGGCGCAGCGCCATGCGCTGGTCAGCGCCGGCGTGCCGGTGGCGCACATCGACCGCGAAGTCTTTGGCCCGGACCTGCTCGACGACCTGCTCTGA
- the gspG gene encoding type II secretion system major pseudopilin GspG: MRIFPTRSASPARSRPARARRARGFTLIEIMVVIVILGVLAALVVPKIMSRPDEARIVAARQDISSIMQALKLYRLDNSRYPTTEQGLAALVTKPATEPVPNNWKGGGYLEKLPKDPWGHPYQYLNPGVRGEIDVFSFGADGQAGGNGNDADIGNWE; the protein is encoded by the coding sequence ATGCGCATTTTCCCTACCCGTTCCGCCAGCCCTGCCCGTTCCCGGCCCGCACGCGCCCGCCGCGCGCGCGGCTTCACCCTGATCGAAATCATGGTGGTGATCGTGATCCTTGGCGTGCTGGCGGCGCTGGTAGTGCCCAAGATCATGAGCCGTCCGGACGAAGCGCGCATCGTCGCGGCACGCCAGGATATCTCGTCGATCATGCAGGCGCTCAAGCTGTACCGGCTCGACAACAGCCGCTACCCGACCACCGAGCAAGGCCTGGCCGCGCTGGTGACCAAGCCCGCCACCGAGCCGGTGCCGAACAACTGGAAGGGCGGTGGCTACCTGGAAAAGCTGCCCAAGGACCCCTGGGGCCATCCGTATCAGTACCTGAACCCGGGCGTGCGCGGCGAGATCGACGTGTTCAGCTTCGGCGCCGACGGCCAGGCCGGCGGCAACGGCAACGACGCCGATATCGGCAACTGGGAATAA
- a CDS encoding GNAT family N-acetyltransferase: MNPLELSKAVGALTDEDLRKAAAATQAAHRGTVLVRELAAHHRSRLLKHFLALGEDDRLLRFGQSVGDHVIEAYVDSIDFDHDTVFGVYDDKLELIGVGHFANLRDNAQGRVAEFGVSVSRSARGRGIGSALFERAAMHGRNTSVRTLYMHCLSRNAAMMHIAKKAGMKVQYAYGEADAYLELPPADTVSRLTEALDEQMADLDYAVRRNLRDARRFGLRFWRSMVPQKHTA, translated from the coding sequence GTGAACCCGCTCGAACTGAGCAAGGCTGTCGGCGCACTGACCGACGAAGATCTGCGCAAGGCAGCTGCAGCGACGCAGGCCGCCCATCGCGGCACCGTTCTGGTGCGCGAGCTGGCCGCCCATCACCGCTCGCGCCTGCTGAAGCATTTCCTCGCCCTGGGCGAGGACGATCGCCTGCTCCGATTCGGCCAGTCGGTGGGCGACCACGTGATCGAAGCCTACGTGGACAGCATCGACTTCGACCACGACACCGTGTTCGGCGTCTACGACGACAAGCTCGAGCTGATCGGCGTGGGCCACTTCGCCAACCTGCGCGACAATGCCCAGGGCCGCGTGGCGGAGTTCGGCGTGTCGGTGTCGCGCAGCGCCCGCGGCCGCGGTATCGGCAGCGCGCTGTTCGAGCGTGCGGCCATGCATGGCCGCAACACCAGCGTGCGCACGCTGTACATGCACTGCCTGTCGCGCAACGCCGCGATGATGCACATTGCCAAGAAGGCCGGCATGAAGGTCCAGTATGCCTACGGCGAGGCCGACGCCTACCTGGAACTGCCGCCGGCGGACACCGTCAGCCGCCTGACCGAGGCGCTGGACGAGCAGATGGCCGACCTTGACTACGCGGTGCGCCGCAACCTGCGCGACGCGCGCCGCTTCGGCCTGCGCTTCTGGCGCTCCATGGTGCCGCAAAAGCACACCGCCTGA
- a CDS encoding type II secretion system protein N, with product MQLSLRPVLRFNAHAPWLPRLASVALFVALCALVTYWVLTFSAMRTLPVPQSARVAQTEAVETGAVATLFGGSAQGGPRDVQLLGVVAEVNGGAGAAIVSMDGGPPKAVRSGAELSQQIRLVEIRQRSVVIERSGVRQEIALPVQAGAARAPAAGAPAPALPTPPAGAAAPMATPMPPPAPVASPPTQPTQPPQPPQAAQPTHAAPGQPPQPQVQSQPQAQPAAQHQPMMAPPPSQDGMLVPKN from the coding sequence GTGCAACTCTCCCTCCGGCCCGTCCTTCGCTTCAACGCCCACGCGCCGTGGTTGCCGCGCCTGGCAAGCGTGGCGCTGTTTGTCGCGCTGTGCGCGCTGGTTACATACTGGGTACTGACCTTCAGCGCGATGCGCACCCTGCCGGTGCCGCAGAGCGCGCGCGTTGCCCAGACCGAGGCTGTCGAGACCGGTGCCGTGGCGACACTGTTCGGCGGCTCGGCCCAGGGCGGTCCGCGCGACGTGCAGCTGCTCGGCGTGGTGGCTGAGGTCAATGGCGGCGCCGGCGCGGCGATCGTGTCGATGGACGGCGGGCCGCCCAAGGCGGTGCGGTCCGGTGCCGAACTGTCGCAGCAGATCCGGCTGGTGGAAATCCGCCAGCGCTCGGTGGTGATCGAACGCAGCGGCGTGCGCCAGGAAATCGCCTTGCCGGTGCAGGCGGGCGCCGCGCGTGCACCGGCCGCCGGTGCACCGGCTCCCGCGCTGCCTACGCCGCCCGCCGGCGCCGCCGCGCCGATGGCGACGCCGATGCCGCCGCCGGCTCCGGTGGCCAGCCCGCCGACCCAACCGACCCAACCGCCCCAACCGCCCCAAGCGGCCCAACCGACCCACGCAGCTCCAGGCCAGCCCCCACAGCCGCAAGTCCAGTCCCAGCCCCAGGCGCAACCTGCTGCCCAGCATCAGCCCATGATGGCGCCGCCGCCCAGCCAGGATGGGATGCTGGTCCCCAAGAATTAA
- a CDS encoding DUF1835 domain-containing protein, producing the protein MQYIHVVNGDVAGTTLRQALAQAARPDPVVVLRDDLAVGPLADIDSTGLIRSGFWQRVAPHTDIDFAAEMRQALDQLQRLRQDDMEVAIWHGQSAADQLMLRRVVFHLYQAPQRINEVAMDLRELEMPAQGNLAAIGMYSSARLARRFSTIAPVSVLRLGRLGYEWQQNVKENADVRLWKGNTLVPAAYHTIDDIIMDRAPAEWTPAAQVVGSVMGAIEGLLASDWFVFWRCRELIASGQMVLRGNSDSLETCELRRRAGGSGE; encoded by the coding sequence ATGCAATATATCCACGTCGTCAACGGTGATGTAGCAGGCACGACCCTGCGCCAGGCGCTGGCGCAGGCTGCGCGGCCGGACCCTGTCGTGGTGCTGCGCGACGACCTGGCCGTGGGGCCGCTGGCCGATATCGACAGCACCGGCCTGATCCGTTCCGGCTTCTGGCAGCGGGTCGCCCCGCACACCGATATCGATTTCGCCGCCGAGATGCGCCAGGCGCTGGACCAGCTCCAGAGGCTGCGCCAGGACGACATGGAAGTGGCCATCTGGCACGGCCAGAGTGCGGCCGACCAGCTGATGCTGCGCCGGGTCGTGTTCCACCTGTACCAGGCGCCGCAACGGATCAATGAAGTCGCGATGGACCTGCGCGAGCTGGAGATGCCCGCGCAAGGCAACCTGGCCGCCATCGGCATGTATTCGTCGGCGCGGCTGGCGCGGCGCTTCTCCACGATCGCGCCGGTTTCGGTGCTGCGGCTGGGACGGCTCGGCTACGAGTGGCAGCAGAACGTCAAGGAAAATGCCGACGTCCGGCTGTGGAAGGGCAACACGCTGGTTCCCGCCGCCTACCACACCATCGACGACATCATCATGGATCGCGCGCCGGCGGAATGGACCCCCGCGGCGCAGGTGGTGGGCAGCGTGATGGGTGCGATCGAAGGCCTGCTGGCCAGCGACTGGTTCGTGTTCTGGCGCTGCCGCGAGCTGATCGCCTCCGGCCAGATGGTGCTGCGCGGCAATTCCGACTCGCTCGAGACCTGCGAGCTGCGCCGCCGCGCCGGTGGCAGTGGCGAGTAA
- the paaE gene encoding 1,2-phenylacetyl-CoA epoxidase subunit PaaE, with product MTPQFHPLRVAQVRPETADTISIAFEVPETLRDAYRFTQGQFLTLKAPVDGKDLRRSYSICSAVQDYDAQGELRVAVKLVEDGLFSSHLHDSIAPGQVIEVMTPDGRFHVPLDPAAARHYVAFAAGSGITPVLSLIRTTLQAEPRSRFTLVYGNRNVDSIIFSETLEDLKNQYLSRFTLYHVLSRQPQEVDLLHGRVDHDRVTAFLQTLIPVDDIDAAFVCGPASMIDEVEAALRDAGVDPHRIHAERFGVPLAQARPKPSHTHADHAGTAELVVVLDGKQHSMRLPMEDANVLDTALAAGLDLPYACKGGVCCTCRAKVLEGQVEMEKNYTLEPWEMEKGFVLTCQARALTPRVVVSYDER from the coding sequence ATGACCCCACAGTTCCATCCGCTGCGCGTGGCGCAGGTACGTCCCGAGACTGCCGACACCATCTCGATCGCGTTCGAGGTGCCGGAAACGCTGCGCGACGCCTACCGCTTCACCCAGGGCCAGTTCCTGACGCTGAAGGCGCCGGTCGACGGCAAGGACTTGCGGCGCTCGTATTCGATCTGCTCGGCGGTGCAGGACTATGATGCACAGGGCGAACTGCGCGTGGCGGTGAAGCTGGTCGAGGACGGGCTGTTTTCGTCCCACCTCCACGACTCCATCGCACCCGGCCAGGTGATCGAGGTGATGACGCCCGATGGCCGCTTCCACGTGCCGCTGGATCCGGCCGCGGCGCGCCACTATGTCGCCTTTGCCGCGGGCAGCGGCATCACGCCAGTGCTGTCGCTGATCCGCACCACGCTGCAGGCCGAGCCGCGCAGCCGCTTCACGCTGGTCTACGGCAACCGCAATGTCGACAGCATCATCTTTTCCGAGACGCTGGAAGACCTGAAAAACCAGTACCTGTCGCGCTTCACGCTGTACCACGTGCTGTCGCGCCAGCCGCAGGAGGTCGACCTGCTGCACGGCCGGGTTGACCACGACCGCGTCACCGCGTTCCTCCAGACCCTGATCCCGGTGGACGACATCGATGCCGCCTTCGTCTGCGGGCCGGCGTCGATGATCGACGAAGTCGAGGCGGCACTGCGCGACGCTGGCGTGGATCCGCACCGCATCCACGCCGAGCGCTTCGGCGTGCCGCTCGCGCAGGCCAGGCCCAAGCCATCGCACACGCACGCCGACCATGCCGGCACCGCCGAGCTGGTGGTCGTGCTCGACGGCAAGCAGCACAGCATGCGCCTGCCGATGGAAGACGCCAACGTGCTCGATACCGCGCTGGCCGCCGGGCTCGACCTGCCGTACGCCTGCAAGGGCGGCGTCTGTTGCACCTGCCGCGCCAAGGTGCTGGAAGGCCAGGTCGAGATGGAGAAGAACTACACACTCGAGCCGTGGGAGATGGAAAAGGGTTTCGTGCTCACCTGCCAGGCGCGCGCGCTGACGCCGCGGGTAGTGGTCAGCTACGACGAGCGCTGA
- a CDS encoding universal stress protein — MASAAYSKIVVAVDGSSTSGLALAEAIRVAAPGGATVLALYVVDTGTPMFDVGYYDPSQLQKAFEESGQRALRDAAQQLSAAGVPHETRLVSEAPVPGDIGASINEAARQWGADLLVIGTHGRRGVRRLVLGSVAEAVIRQSTMPVLLVRGEATAD, encoded by the coding sequence ATGGCAAGCGCGGCATACAGCAAGATCGTGGTGGCGGTGGATGGCAGCAGCACGTCCGGACTGGCACTCGCCGAAGCCATCCGTGTAGCGGCGCCGGGCGGTGCCACGGTGCTGGCGCTCTATGTCGTCGACACGGGTACGCCGATGTTCGACGTCGGCTACTACGATCCGAGCCAGCTGCAGAAGGCATTCGAGGAAAGCGGCCAGCGCGCGCTGCGGGACGCCGCGCAACAACTGTCGGCGGCAGGCGTGCCGCATGAAACCCGGCTGGTCAGCGAGGCGCCGGTGCCCGGCGATATCGGCGCATCGATCAACGAGGCCGCGCGCCAGTGGGGCGCGGATCTGCTGGTAATCGGCACGCACGGGCGGCGTGGCGTGCGCCGGCTGGTACTGGGCAGCGTGGCGGAAGCGGTGATCCGGCAGTCGACCATGCCGGTGCTGCTGGTGCGTGGCGAAGCCACGGCCGACTGA
- the paaB gene encoding 1,2-phenylacetyl-CoA epoxidase subunit PaaB, whose protein sequence is MNRKEWPLWEVFVRSKQGLEHKHCGSLHAADAQQALHMARDVYTRRQEGVSIWVVPSAAITASAPEEKPELFDPMADKIYRHPTFYQLPDEVNHM, encoded by the coding sequence ATGAACCGCAAGGAATGGCCGCTGTGGGAGGTGTTCGTGCGCAGCAAGCAGGGTCTTGAGCACAAACATTGCGGCAGCCTGCACGCCGCCGACGCGCAGCAGGCGCTGCACATGGCGCGCGATGTCTACACGCGGCGCCAGGAAGGCGTGTCGATCTGGGTGGTGCCGTCTGCCGCCATTACGGCGAGCGCGCCAGAGGAAAAGCCGGAGCTGTTCGACCCCATGGCCGACAAGATCTACCGGCACCCGACGTTCTACCAGTTGCCCGACGAAGTCAACCATATGTAA
- a CDS encoding EF-hand domain-containing protein, protein MQRNHKQQILKPFLAASAALLVAGGAFAQASAPAAPAGKPGHHHHMGHGGGWMKAVDTDNDGAISKAEADAYFNKLDTNRDGKIDKSEMDAHRKAVMAERHARMQAAFDEKFKAADKNSDGALTKAEANAGMPRLAKRFDQLDANRDGKLTRDEIRAGMQKMHRDHHRRGPQGQGAPGSQPAPATPSAPGAPSTSGG, encoded by the coding sequence ATGCAACGCAATCACAAGCAGCAGATCCTGAAGCCGTTCCTGGCCGCCTCGGCCGCCCTGCTGGTTGCCGGCGGCGCCTTCGCCCAGGCCAGTGCGCCCGCCGCACCGGCCGGCAAGCCCGGCCACCACCACCATATGGGCCATGGCGGCGGCTGGATGAAGGCGGTCGATACCGACAACGACGGCGCGATCTCCAAGGCCGAGGCCGATGCCTACTTCAACAAGCTCGACACCAACCGCGACGGCAAGATCGACAAGTCAGAGATGGACGCGCACCGCAAGGCCGTCATGGCTGAGCGCCACGCCCGCATGCAGGCTGCCTTCGATGAGAAATTCAAGGCTGCCGACAAGAACAGCGACGGCGCCCTGACCAAGGCCGAGGCCAATGCCGGCATGCCGCGGCTGGCCAAGCGCTTCGACCAGCTCGACGCCAACCGCGACGGCAAGCTGACCCGCGACGAAATCCGCGCCGGCATGCAGAAGATGCACCGCGACCACCATCGCCGTGGCCCGCAGGGCCAGGGTGCTCCCGGCAGCCAGCCAGCTCCCGCGACCCCGTCTGCACCGGGTGCCCCATCTACCAGCGGCGGCTGA
- a CDS encoding Lrp/AsnC family transcriptional regulator: MSKVELDKIDRKILEVLQTNGRLTNLEVAERVNLSPSPCLRRIQRLEEIGVIRQYAALLEPNKIGLGLLAYINVRLEKHGGAPKGKAPLDLFRASIAVWPEVAACHAMTGEMDLLLKVYVEDMEHFARFMQEQLLAHPSVIDVRSSFALESIKDTTALPVGGAA; encoded by the coding sequence GTGAGCAAGGTGGAGTTGGACAAGATCGACCGGAAGATCCTGGAAGTGCTGCAGACCAACGGCCGGTTGACCAACCTGGAGGTGGCCGAGCGCGTCAACCTGTCGCCCAGCCCCTGCCTGCGCCGCATCCAGCGGCTGGAGGAGATCGGCGTGATCCGGCAGTACGCGGCGCTGCTGGAGCCGAACAAGATCGGACTCGGCCTGCTGGCCTATATCAACGTCCGGTTGGAGAAGCATGGCGGCGCGCCCAAAGGCAAGGCGCCGCTGGACCTGTTCCGCGCTTCCATCGCAGTATGGCCCGAGGTGGCGGCATGCCATGCCATGACCGGCGAAATGGACCTGCTGCTCAAGGTCTATGTCGAGGACATGGAGCACTTCGCGCGCTTCATGCAGGAGCAACTGCTGGCCCATCCGTCGGTGATCGACGTGCGCTCCAGCTTTGCGCTGGAAAGCATCAAGGACACCACGGCGCTGCCGGTTGGCGGCGCGGCCTGA
- the paaC gene encoding 1,2-phenylacetyl-CoA epoxidase subunit PaaC, translating to MTASPQPASLDHLPPARAAALRYLLRLADNALVLGQRNAEWCGHGPVLEEDIALANISLDLIGQARLLYGHAGELEGELTGLPRHEDDYAYWRAERDFRNWTLVELPHRGPLAGTAAAERDYAVTIMRNFLYSALMVELWEALRSSSDAQLAAIAAKSVKEARYHLHHAAGWVVRLGDGTEASHTRMQRALDHLLPYMNECFAEDPVEAEAAAQGIGVVTASLRAAWDATVAETLQAATLALPPASSFVSTGKFGVHSEHMSYLLGEMQGLARAHPGAQW from the coding sequence ATGACCGCGTCCCCGCAACCCGCCTCCCTGGATCACCTGCCGCCGGCCCGCGCCGCCGCGCTGCGCTACCTGCTGCGCCTGGCCGACAACGCGCTGGTGCTCGGCCAGCGCAATGCCGAGTGGTGCGGCCACGGCCCGGTGCTGGAAGAAGACATTGCGCTGGCCAACATCAGCCTCGACCTGATCGGCCAGGCACGCCTGCTGTACGGGCATGCCGGCGAACTGGAAGGCGAGCTGACCGGCCTGCCGCGCCATGAAGACGACTATGCCTACTGGCGCGCCGAGCGCGACTTCCGCAACTGGACGCTGGTGGAACTGCCCCATCGCGGCCCGCTGGCGGGCACCGCCGCCGCGGAGCGCGACTACGCGGTCACCATCATGCGCAACTTCCTGTACAGCGCGCTGATGGTTGAGCTGTGGGAAGCGCTGCGGTCCAGCAGCGATGCGCAGCTTGCCGCCATCGCCGCCAAATCGGTCAAGGAGGCGCGCTACCACCTGCACCATGCCGCCGGCTGGGTGGTGCGCCTGGGCGACGGCACCGAAGCGTCGCACACCCGCATGCAGCGCGCCCTGGACCACCTGCTGCCCTATATGAATGAGTGCTTTGCCGAAGACCCGGTGGAAGCCGAGGCCGCGGCGCAGGGCATTGGCGTCGTCACCGCCTCGCTGCGGGCTGCCTGGGACGCGACCGTCGCCGAGACCCTGCAAGCCGCCACGCTGGCGCTGCCGCCTGCGAGCAGCTTTGTCTCGACCGGCAAGTTCGGCGTGCATTCCGAGCACATGAGCTACCTGCTGGGCGAGATGCAGGGGCTGGCACGGGCCCATCCGGGCGCCCAATGGTAA
- a CDS encoding RrF2 family transcriptional regulator, with product MQLTRFSDYALRLLMYVARGDGSRPITIAEVGQQFDISHNHLVKVAARLSKLGWITATRGRHGGLQLGPGAEQLTIGTILRELEGHKAIIDCDNPPCALNGNCRLKRALDVAEQAFYRALDDVTLADVTGSKTAESIIQLHRDFLNRRSA from the coding sequence ATGCAACTGACCCGTTTTTCCGACTATGCACTGCGCCTGCTGATGTACGTCGCCCGTGGCGACGGCAGCCGGCCCATCACCATTGCGGAAGTGGGCCAGCAGTTCGACATCTCGCACAACCACCTGGTCAAGGTGGCGGCGCGGCTGTCGAAGCTGGGCTGGATCACCGCCACGCGCGGTCGCCACGGCGGCCTGCAGCTCGGGCCGGGTGCCGAACAGCTGACCATCGGTACCATCCTGCGCGAGCTGGAAGGCCACAAGGCCATCATCGACTGCGACAACCCGCCCTGCGCGCTGAACGGCAACTGCCGCCTGAAGCGCGCGCTGGACGTGGCCGAGCAGGCGTTCTACCGCGCGCTGGACGATGTCACGCTGGCCGATGTCACCGGCAGCAAGACTGCCGAGTCGATCATCCAGCTGCATCGCGATTTCCTGAACCGGCGTTCGGCCTGA
- the paaD gene encoding 1,2-phenylacetyl-CoA epoxidase subunit PaaD gives MNVTTLSRPAKAAADARVAKAWAALEAVPDPEIPVVSIRDLGILRGIAADAGGTLEVTITPTYSGCPAMSQIAEDIGQALDAAGLAPWRLRTVLAPAWTTDWITPAARERLREFGIAPPGQCGAAAAAAQPLRFVPRAARAGAPDRVACPRCGSMHTQEISRFASTACKALYRCLDCREPFDYFKPY, from the coding sequence ATGAACGTCACCACCCTGTCCCGCCCGGCGAAAGCTGCCGCCGATGCGCGCGTCGCGAAGGCGTGGGCGGCGCTGGAAGCGGTCCCCGACCCGGAGATCCCGGTGGTGTCGATCCGCGACCTCGGCATCCTGCGCGGGATCGCCGCCGATGCCGGCGGCACGCTGGAGGTGACCATTACCCCCACCTACTCCGGCTGCCCGGCGATGTCACAGATCGCAGAAGACATCGGCCAGGCGCTCGACGCCGCCGGCCTGGCGCCGTGGCGCCTGCGCACCGTCCTGGCGCCAGCATGGACCACCGACTGGATCACACCCGCCGCGCGTGAGCGTTTGCGCGAATTCGGCATCGCGCCCCCCGGCCAGTGCGGTGCGGCGGCGGCGGCGGCACAACCGTTGCGCTTCGTCCCGCGTGCAGCGCGCGCCGGCGCCCCGGACCGCGTCGCCTGCCCGCGCTGCGGCAGCATGCACACGCAGGAAATCTCGCGCTTTGCCTCGACGGCGTGCAAGGCGCTGTACCGCTGCCTGGATTGCCGCGAGCCGTTCGACTATTTCAAACCCTACTGA
- the paaA gene encoding 1,2-phenylacetyl-CoA epoxidase subunit PaaA: protein MYTQSLDVPGHADSARSPAPQDDDVRQAAFDARMAADGKIEPQDWMPAAYRKTLVRQISQHAHSEIVGMLPEGNWISRAPSLKRKAILLAKVQDEGGHGLYLYSAAETLDTSRDELVDALHSGKAKYSSIFNYPTLSWADVGVIGWLVDGAAIMNQIPLCRCSYGPYARAMIRICKEESFHQRQGFDALLAMMRGTDAQREMVQDAVNRWWFPVLMMFGPPDAASTNSAQTMAWGIKRISNDDLRQKFVDATVEQARVLGVTLPDPGLQWNAERGHYDYSPLDWDEFWRVINGDGPCNRERLATRVKAHEEGAWVREAALAHATKLAEREAGERRAAA from the coding sequence ATGTACACCCAAAGCCTGGACGTTCCCGGCCACGCTGACTCCGCCCGAAGCCCCGCCCCTCAGGACGATGACGTCCGCCAGGCCGCTTTCGACGCGCGTATGGCTGCCGACGGCAAGATCGAGCCGCAGGACTGGATGCCGGCGGCCTACCGCAAGACACTGGTACGGCAGATTTCCCAGCACGCGCACTCCGAGATCGTCGGCATGCTGCCCGAGGGCAACTGGATCAGCCGCGCGCCGTCCCTCAAGCGCAAGGCGATCCTGCTGGCCAAGGTGCAGGACGAAGGCGGCCACGGCCTGTACCTGTACTCCGCGGCCGAAACGCTCGATACCTCGCGCGACGAACTGGTCGACGCGCTGCACAGCGGCAAGGCCAAGTACTCGTCCATCTTCAACTACCCGACGCTGAGCTGGGCCGACGTCGGCGTGATCGGCTGGCTGGTGGACGGCGCGGCGATCATGAACCAGATCCCGCTGTGCCGCTGCTCATATGGCCCGTATGCGCGCGCCATGATCCGCATCTGCAAGGAAGAGTCGTTCCACCAGCGCCAGGGCTTCGACGCGCTGCTGGCGATGATGCGCGGCACCGATGCCCAGCGCGAGATGGTGCAGGACGCGGTCAACCGCTGGTGGTTCCCGGTGCTGATGATGTTCGGCCCGCCCGACGCGGCCTCGACCAACAGCGCGCAGACCATGGCCTGGGGCATCAAGCGCATCTCGAATGACGACCTGCGCCAGAAGTTCGTCGACGCCACGGTGGAACAGGCGCGGGTGCTGGGCGTGACCCTGCCCGACCCGGGGCTGCAATGGAACGCCGAGCGCGGCCACTATGACTACAGCCCGCTGGACTGGGACGAGTTCTGGCGCGTGATCAACGGCGACGGCCCCTGCAACAGGGAGCGCCTGGCCACGCGCGTCAAGGCGCACGAGGAAGGCGCCTGGGTCCGCGAAGCCGCGCTCGCCCACGCCACCAAGCTGGCCGAGCGCGAAGCGGGCGAGCGCCGCGCGGCCGCCTGA